The DNA sequence TCGACCAGGGCGTGCCGGATGAACAGTTCCCGGGACAGCGTCGGGTCGATCCGGCCGAACTGGACCTTGCGCGACGTGACCAGCGGTACGCCGTACAGGGTCACCTTCTCGTAGGCGACGACCGACGCCTGCTTCTTCTCCCAGTGCGGTTCGCTGTAGCTGCGCTTGACCAGGTGGCCGGCGAGCGCTTCGGCCCACTCCGGTTCGACGCGGGCGGCGATGCGCCCCCACAGCCGCGACGTCTCGACGAGTTCGGCGACCATCACCCAGCGCGGCGGTTTGCGGAACAGCGCCGAGCCGGGGAACAGGGCGAACTTCGCGCCACGGGCACCGAGGTAGTCGTTGCGCCCGCCCCGGCCGGTGTCGGTGGGTTTGCTCTTCTCGTCCCGTACGCCGAGGTGGGACAGCAGGCCGGCGAGCAGCGCCTGGTGGACACGCTGCGCGTCGGCCGGCTCGTCGTTGACGGTGACGTCGAGCGTGCGGGCCACCTGCCGCAGCTGCGAGTGGATGTCCTGCCACTCGCGGACCCGCAGGTAGTTGAGGTGCTCCGCCTTGCACATCCGGCGGAACGAGCTGGACGACCGCTCCTGCTGCTGCTCGCGCAGGTAGCGCCACAGGTTGAGGTACGTCGCGAAGTCGGACTCCTTGTCGACGAACCGCGCGTGCATCTGGTCGGCCTGCGCCTGCCTGTCCGCCGGCCGCTCCCGGGGATCCTGGATGGACAGTGCGGCGGCGATCACCATGACCTCGGCGACGCAGCCGTTGCGGTCGGCCTCGAGCACCATCCGGGCCAGCCGCGGGTCGACCGGCAGCTGGGCGAGGCGCCGGCCGAGTGCGGTCAGCCGGCGGCGCGGATCGTCCTGCGCCGGGTCGATCGCGCCGAGTTCGTGCAGCAGGGCCATGCCGTCGGCGACGTTGCGCCGGTCCGGCGGGTCGATGAACGGGAACGCGGCCAGGTCGCCGAGCCCGATCGAGGTCATCTGGAGGATGACCGAGGCGAGGTTGGTCCGCAGGATCTCCGGATCGGTGAACTCGGGCCGGGACAGGAAGTCCTGCTCGTCGTAGAGCCGGATGCAGATCCCGTCCGACGTACGCCCGCAGCGGCCCTTGCGCTGGTTGGCCGACGCCTGCGAGACCGGCTCGATCGGCAGCCGTTGCACCTTCAGCCGGTGGCTGTAGCGGGAGATCCGGGCGGTGCCGGGGTCGACGACGTACTTGACGCCGGGCACCGTCAGTGACGTCTCGGCGACGTTGGTGGCCAGCACCACCCGCCGGCCGCCGTGCGGCTGGAAGACCCGGTGCTGTTCGGCGATGGACAGCCGGGCGTACAACGGCAGCACCTCGGTGTGGCGCAGGTCGAGGCGGTTCAGCGCGTCGGCGGTGTCGCGGATCTCCCGCTCGCCGCTGAGGAAGACCAGGATGTCGCCCGGCCCCTCGGCGGACAGTTCCCCGACCGCGTCGCAGATCGCCTGGATCTGGTCGCGGACGATGTCGCTGTCGGTGTCGTCGGACTCCTCCGCCTCCGTCTCGAGGACCAGCGGCCGGTAGCGGACCTCGACCGGGTACGTCCGCCCGCTGACCTCGATCACCGGGGCATCGCCGAAGTGCCGGGAGAACCGCTGCGGGTCGATCGTCGCGGAGGTGATCACGACCTTGAGGTCGGGCCGGCGGGGGAGCAGTTGCCGCAGGTAGCCGAGGATGAAGTCGATGTTGAGGCTGCGCTCGTGCGCCTCGTCGATGATCAACGTGTCGTACTGGCGCAGCAGCCGGTCGTGCTGCAACTCGGTGAGCAGGATGCCGTCGGTCATCAGCTTGACCATGGTCGACTCGCCGACCCGGTCGCTGAACCGCACCTTGAACCCGACCGTCTCGCCGAGCTGCGTGCCCAGTTCCTCGGCGATCCGGTCGGCGACCGTACGCGCCGCGAGCCGCCGTGGCTGGGTGTGGCCGATCAGCCCCCGCACCCCCGGCCCAGCTCCAGGCAGATCTTGGGTAGCTGGGTGGTCTTGCCGGAACCGGTCTCCCCGGCGACGATCACGACCTGGTGGTCGCGGATCGCCTCGGCGATCTCGTCCCGGCGGTCGCTGACCGGCAGCTGCGGCGGATAGCTGACTGTCGGCACCGCCGCCCGCCGGGCGGCCAGGCGGGACTCCGCCCGGTCGACCTCGCCGGCGATCTCGACCAGCGCGGCGGCCCGCCGCTGCGGATCGCGGATCTTGCGGGTGCCCTCCAGCCGCCGCGCCAGGCGTTGCTCGTCCCGGGGCATCAGCTCGGGCAGCCGGGCCCGCAGATCGGCCAGCTGCGCGGGCTGGACCGGGCGGGCGGTCGGCTCGGTCGTCGGATCGGGCACGGAGCGGGCGGGCGGCGGAGTCTGCATGTCGTCGCCAAGGATAGGCATGCCCGGGGCAGGTCGGCTTCTGGTTATCCCCCGACAACCACCTGGTGGTCGGCGGCGGCCGGCTCGACGAACCGGACCAGGCGCTCGGCCTGCCCGGTCAGCGCGGTCCGGGTGGCGCGCGGCAGCCGGCCGAACGGAGTCACCGTGATCGTCGCCACCCGACGTTTCACCTCGGTCGCCCAGACCCCGGCCACGAAGCCGTCGACCAGCACCGTCGGCAGCCAGCGCAGGTTCGCCCGCACGTAGACCCGGTCGCGGTGCTCGTCGGGCAGGACCCGGGTCCGACGACCCGCCGCGTACGCCAACAGCGCACTGTCGAACGCCGGCAGGAACCGGACCGGGGCGTCCGTCTCCGCGGCCGGCCGGGCCGCGTCGGCCAGGTCGTACAGCGTCCGGCCCTCCTCGTCGGCGAACCGGGCCAGCTCGTCGCCGATCCGGCCCAGGGCAGCCCGGACCACCGGCACCCGGGCCCCGAGCCAGTACGCCACGTCGTCGACGCCGGCCGGCCCGAACGCCCGCAGATGCCGGCGTACCGCCGCGTCGTGGGCCGCGTCCGGGGCCAGGTCGCCGCAATCCGGGGCGGCGCGGTAGGCGGCCGGGGTCCGGGCCGCCCATCGTCCGTCCGCCGGCACCTTCAGCAGCGCCGGCGAGGCCCGCAGCACCCGCCACCGGTACGCCCGTTGCGCCGCCACCTCGGCGTCGCTCAACACACCCGGGTGCGTCCCGACCCACGCCTCGACGAAGTCGTGCAACTCGTCCCCGGTGCGCGGCCGGTCCGCGTACGCCAGCAGGTCGGTGCGCAGCCGGTCGGCGCCGGCCGTACGGGTGACCTTGAGCCCCTGCCAGCCGTCGACGCCGGACCCGGTGGCGACGACCGCGTACGCGGGGTGCTCGTCGGCGCTGACCAGGTGCAGGGTGCGGCGTAGCAGGATGCCGGTGACCAGGTCGCCTCGGTCCAGCGCGGCCCACAGCTGATCGGCGGTGAAGTCGCGCCGCCTCGACCACAGTGCCACCGGCGGTGACGTCCACTGCTGGGCCTGGACCGCGCCGACGGCCTCCACGGTTTCGACGAGCGGACCGTCGAACGGGTCGAGCAGCCCCTGCCGGGCCAGCAACGCCCGGTTGAGAGCCCGCCGCGACAGCGACACCTCGGTCACGCGCCCCTCCCTCCGGTCGGGATCGCGTGACTTGGTCTGAGCCTGCTGGTTCCCTCGCTCCGCTCGGTCACGCGCCCCTCCCTCCGGTCGGGATCGCATCCCGCTTCCGTTTGGTCACGGCCCAGCCTGCCACGACCGTATGACGGGACGTGACTGGCGGTCGAACGTGTGTTCGAAATAGGGTTGGATGGACCGCGCTGAGGTTGATCGTGTGTGACATCGTCGCATCGAAGGTCAGGGAGTCCGCGCCCGCGCGGGGTCGTCCGTCCAGTGAGGAGCGCGCAACGTGCCGACCGGCGCAACCGTTGGCAGCACGGCTGAGCGGGCCGCTCCCGCGCCGGACCGGGGAGCCGTCGGCCAGTCCCGCTCCGTCGTGGCCGTCGAGCGGGCGATGGACGTGCTTCTGTTCTTCGGGCGCAGCGGCCAGGCCGATCTGGGCGTCACCGAGATCGCGACGGCACTCGGCCTGACGAAGGCCGTCGTGCACCGGATCCTGACCGCGTTGCGCAGTCGCGACCTCATCGTCCTCGACCCCACCACCCACCGGTACGCCCTCGGCCACGCCGCGGTGGCGCTCGGCCGCTCGTACCTGGCCCGTACCGATCTGCGTACGGCCGCCGGACCGGAGCTGCGCGGACTGTCGGACCTCACCGGGGAGACCGCCACGCTGTCGGTGCGCCGCGGCGACACCCGCCTTCACGTCGACCAGGCGGTCCCCGACCAGGAGGAGTGGCTCGAACTCGACGTCGGTGTGCCCTACCCGCTACACGCCGGCGGCTCGTCGAAGGCGTTTCTGGCCTTCCTCGACGATGTGCAGATCAGCGCCTATCTGTGTCGGCGGCTGACCCGGCTCACCGACCGCACCATCACCGACCCGGTGCGGCTGCGGGCCGAGATCGTCAGCATCCGGTCACTGGGCTACTCGACCTCGTACGGCGAGTGCCGGACCGGCGCCGCCTCGATGGCGGCGCCGGTGTTCGGGCACGACTGCCGGGTGGCCGCGGTCATCGGCGTGTCCGGGCCGGAAGCCCGCTTCCGGCCCGACACCCTCGACGCGACCGAGGCGCTTCTCGCCGCGGCCGCCCGCATCTCCGACCAGTTGGGCTACCGCGCCGCCTGACCGCGTCCCGCCGTGGGGTTGTGCGGATCAGGCGGCGGTGGTCCAGATGGCCGCGAAGGCGGCTGCCTCGCCGGCGAGCCAGCGCTCGACCTGCTCGGTCTTGACGCTCGCGTCGCGCTTGTGTGAGACGCCCCGTCGGACGTCGACCAGGACCGGCTCGGCGTGCGGCAGCACCTGACCCATGTGCCGGTCCATCAGGTGCAGGGTCGCGATGACCGCCTCGTTGCTCGGCGGCTGCTCGTCGAGGTGTAGCCGGACCGCCTCGGCGCGGCCGTCGGGGTGACGCAGCCCGAGATGCGGGTTGATCTTCACGGGCAGGCCGCCGAGCATGCCGAGGGCGTCGTGGGTCTGGGCGAGCTGGACCGTGTCCGGGTCGTCCAGCGACCGCAGCCAGGCCAGTGCGCCGGGAACCAGCGCCTCGTAGAGCGGCTTCCAGCGCGGCTTGACGAGGTCGACGACCGCGGACAGGTGGGTGCCTCCGGTGTGGAAGGCGATGTCGGTCTTGAGTGCCTTGACGAGTTGACCGTGCGGGTTGAACCCCGAGCGGCTGGCCCGCTGGCGGCGCAGCCCACCGACGAAGGTCGCCTTGGCGGGGCCGGTGCGGTCGACGTAGCGGGTGAAACCGAGCAGCGTTGCGTAGGGCGTAGGGGTGTCGGCGACGGTCGGAGCCACTGATGTCCTCCCAGGTCAACGGGCGGATTAGTACATACATTCTAATCGACCGGCGGCGCTTCGCCCAGCGTTTGTCGACCCGTATCGGTCGTCGCGTCCGCGCGAATCCTGCGAGTGTCCGGGAAAGTCCGCGAGTGATCTTGCGAGCCGTCCGGAACAGGTTGCGAGTCACCCGTACGCGCCGAGCTGGTCGCCGGAGAACGGCGTCAATGGAGAGCAGGATGCCGTGGTATGAGCGTCGATTCGACGTCCGGGCCTACTTTGCGAGCCGGCGGTCAGCGCCTTGATCATCCGCAACCTGGAACTGGACGCGACATCGCCTGTCGCGTCCGCGCGAACCTTGCGAGTTCACCCTTACGTGCCGAGTTGGTAGCGCACGATCGGCGTCGATGAAGACGCAACGACGAGGCCACCTCCTGCCAGAACCGGCGCCGGGCGAGCGGCATCCGGCGGTCCCGTGATGGGATACGACGGGTGATCGAATCGCAGGCGCCGATGTTGGAGATGCTGTGGGAGCCGCACGACCCTCGCCACGCGCTCGACGAACGGTTCGGCTTCAGCGATCCAGAGTCGGCCAGCCGCTGGGTTGCCGCGATGCTGGACAAGCACTGGGGCGTTCGCATCGACTCCTGCGAGCGGATCGTCATGAGCGGCGGCAACGCGCTGGCGTGGGTCGGCACGCCGTCCGGCCGACTGCTCGCGAAATGGTCGGTAGTCCTCGATCGTTTTCCGCGTCTGATGGAGACGGCGCGTCTCACGAGCTGGCTCCACGGCCGAGGGCTGCCGGTCTCAGTGCCGGTCCCCGCACGAGACGGCCGCCTCCAGGTCGAGGCCGACCGTGTCTCGATGGGTCTGCAGCGCGAGATCGTGGGCGACCTCCTCGACACCGCCGATCTCAACCAGGTGCGGGCGGCCGGCGTCATACTCGCCCAATTGCAGGACGCGCTGGCCGCATACCCGGACGCCGATCAGTTTCTCGCCCCCGCCGTCTCGTCCAAGCCGTTGACGGTCCGGGTCACCGAGTGGCTCGACTCCCGCGCCGACAATCTGCCGATGGCTGCTCGTGACACGCTGCGCGCGCTGGTCACCAGCGCGCCGCCCGACCGACTTCCCCGCCAGCTCGTCCATTTCGATATCCGCTCAGCCAACATCCTGTGGGCCCGCGGCGGGGTCACCGCGATCCTCGACTTCGAGGAGGCCCAGCATGATCACCGAATCGTCGAGCTGGCCCGCGCGGCGGTCCTGCTCGGCACCCGCTACCACAGCTGGGGGCCGGTGTCGGCCGAAGTTCGCACAGAGTTCCTTA is a window from the Polymorphospora rubra genome containing:
- a CDS encoding winged helix DNA-binding domain-containing protein; the protein is MTEVSLSRRALNRALLARQGLLDPFDGPLVETVEAVGAVQAQQWTSPPVALWSRRRDFTADQLWAALDRGDLVTGILLRRTLHLVSADEHPAYAVVATGSGVDGWQGLKVTRTAGADRLRTDLLAYADRPRTGDELHDFVEAWVGTHPGVLSDAEVAAQRAYRWRVLRASPALLKVPADGRWAARTPAAYRAAPDCGDLAPDAAHDAAVRRHLRAFGPAGVDDVAYWLGARVPVVRAALGRIGDELARFADEEGRTLYDLADAARPAAETDAPVRFLPAFDSALLAYAAGRRTRVLPDEHRDRVYVRANLRWLPTVLVDGFVAGVWATEVKRRVATITVTPFGRLPRATRTALTGQAERLVRFVEPAAADHQVVVGG
- a CDS encoding IclR family transcriptional regulator, whose translation is MPTGATVGSTAERAAPAPDRGAVGQSRSVVAVERAMDVLLFFGRSGQADLGVTEIATALGLTKAVVHRILTALRSRDLIVLDPTTHRYALGHAAVALGRSYLARTDLRTAAGPELRGLSDLTGETATLSVRRGDTRLHVDQAVPDQEEWLELDVGVPYPLHAGGSSKAFLAFLDDVQISAYLCRRLTRLTDRTITDPVRLRAEIVSIRSLGYSTSYGECRTGAASMAAPVFGHDCRVAAVIGVSGPEARFRPDTLDATEALLAAAARISDQLGYRAA
- a CDS encoding phosphotransferase; this encodes MIESQAPMLEMLWEPHDPRHALDERFGFSDPESASRWVAAMLDKHWGVRIDSCERIVMSGGNALAWVGTPSGRLLAKWSVVLDRFPRLMETARLTSWLHGRGLPVSVPVPARDGRLQVEADRVSMGLQREIVGDLLDTADLNQVRAAGVILAQLQDALAAYPDADQFLAPAVSSKPLTVRVTEWLDSRADNLPMAARDTLRALVTSAPPDRLPRQLVHFDIRSANILWARGGVTAILDFEEAQHDHRIVELARAAVLLGTRYHSWGPVSAEVRTEFLTGYQSERPLTPAEAGWLNIVLLWQALAMVPPGEDPTGWGPSALSQLSQETAR